The Siniperca chuatsi isolate FFG_IHB_CAS linkage group LG12, ASM2008510v1, whole genome shotgun sequence genome has a segment encoding these proteins:
- the morc3a gene encoding MORC family CW-type zinc finger protein 3a isoform X2 encodes MHHIAPKNPEKNGPQYASTSLKYNAYDPDVSAKQFWIDKTMVQEQECLSFMDNGNGLDYEGMHKMLSFGYSDKVAVKGLKPIGMYGNGFKSGAMRLGKDAIVFSKSKSTSCVGMLSQTYLNKINAEQIIVPIVCFEQRETNTFSVREEHKASLQDILRYSPFKTKEDLLHEVDAINSPWSTGKTGTRIIIWNLRRTSTGTTEFDFEKDRYDIRIPSDVYEEMNDTSSYIPDSVYSLRAYCSILYLKPRMQIIIRGQKVKSQLIAKSLAYIRKDHYKPTFLNKRIPITFGYNTKSKDQYGIMMYHKNRLIKAYERVGCQLKANNKGVGVIGVIECYFLEPTHNKQSFNETDKYRKTMNNLGIKLEEYWQEIRYRRKTEDPNNSIPVEDTTKRPDQNWVQCDDCSQWRKLPDGIDNNKLPDKWYCRMNPDPQFRSCKVLEEPEDSNDEEPSYCKTYKQQEREDKKNEEKKRQKDEEDRKRQEEQRLANLAKQNQALKQQLHQITVPSPSTPTTPRSRFNTESPRGGAARAKSSSLRATTFSQAACSPSSSSGLPVISNVCSLSTTPLRGKRAQPVTPQRLSKRSRVNRFNLGTSDTSTSVDVSPLISPSVPEDGDDDDDDDDDDDDDDTDDDIFILETASTPRPKMPRFDLTKVKTEQEQSDANVGMLLECSNDAAMDVASETNVAGMGSTCPAAVGTSPSPAPPPEMASITTQTEVPKVKKEEGDQNHTEGEERAGQSGEEQSPDMDLNICVEQRAFNQESNGDAHSENQGKQTLHNGVTHHLESEEDAGPSCADACDKKSSPLPQPSMIEIQEQQDQLLELMQATAQERDSFKEQVHKLTCELQYMQSRLQELPQINVKEECSHQASQTAETEGWKDYRSLFEKAKQRVDELIKDKEALLAATETKPSTAQSEENYLDCLLRELDQRNKERDELRSQVDSLEEERANLASQCEELRLSLQQQRENTTPHRTTDSSVQTDPDKAGRTADSCTDSSKSLIELRHHVGRLLVSFVPALDLGQVNYECNVIDEILEQVLSDVESIAPVGLRDGAINK; translated from the exons ATGCATCATATTGCACCCAAAAATCCTGAGAAAAACGGTCCTCAGTACGCTTCTACATCACTGAAAT ACAATGCCTATGATCCAGATGTCAGTGCCAAACAGTTCTGGATTGATAAGACTATGGTCCAAGAACAAGAATGCCTCAGCTTTATGGATAATGGAAATGGACTAGACTATGAAGGAATGCATAAGATGCTCAG CTTTGGGTACAGTGACAAGGTTGCTGTAAAGGGTCTAAAGCCAATTGGTATGTATGGCAACGGTTTCAAGTCTGGAGCCATGCGTCTTGGCAAAGATGCCATCGTCTTTTCCAAGTCAAAGAGTACCTCATGCGTTGGGATGCTCTCTCAGACCTACCTGAACAAGATTAATGCTGAGCAGATAATTGTACCTATTGTCTGCTttgaacagagagaaacaaatacGT TCAGTGTAAGAGAGGAGCACAAAGCCAGTCTGCAGGACATCCTGCGCTATTCCCCTTTCAAGACAAAGGAAGACCTGCTCCATGAGGTTGATGCCATCAATTCCCCCTGGTCCACAGGGAAAACTGGCACACGGATCATCATCTGGAATCTCCGCAG GACATCTACTGGAACAACAGAGTTTGATTTTGAGAAGGACCGTTACGATATCCGAATTCCATCTGATGTCTACGAGGAAATGAATGACACTTCATCATACATCCCTGACAGTGTTTACTCACTGCGG GCGTATTGCAGCATTCTGTACCTGAAGCCTCGGATGCAGATCATCATACGTGGTCAAAAGGTGAAATCTCAGCTCATTGCTAAGAGTCTGGCCTACATCAGAAAGGACCACTACAAGCCCACTTTCCTG AACAAACGCATTCCTATCACTTTTGGTTATAACACCAAAAGTAAAGACCAGTATGGCATTATGATGTATCACAAGAATCGGCTCATCAAAGCCTACGAGCGTGTTGGCTGCCAGCTTAAG GCCAACAACAAAGGTGTTGGGGTCATTGGGGTCATAGAGTGTTACTTTCTTGAACCTACCCACAACAAACAGAGCTTTAATGAGACCGATAAGTACAG GAAAACTATGAACAATTTGGGGATCAAACTGGAGGAGTACTGGCAGGAAATCCGCTACAGGAGAAAAACAGAGGATCCAAACAACAGCATACCAGTAGAAGATACCAC GAAGCGACCAGATCAAAACTGGGTGCAGTGCGATGACTGTTCCCAATGGCGCAAACTCCCTGATGGGATCGACAACAACAAACTGCCAGATAAATGGTATTGCCGTATGAACCCTGATCCTCAGTTCAG GAGCTGCAAGGTACTGGAGGAGCCTGAGGACTCCAATGATGAAGAACCTTCATACTGCAAGACCTATAAACAACA ggAGAGGGAAGACAAAAAgaatgaagagaagaaaagacaaaag GATGAGGAGGATCGAAAGCGTCAGGAAGAGCAGCGTTTGGCTAATCTCGCCAAGCAAAACCAGGCCCTTAAACAGCAGCTGCATCAAATA ACTGTCCCttccccctccacccccactaCCCCAAGGAGTAGGTTTAACACCGAGTCACCACGAGGGGGTGCTGCGAGGGCTAAATCCTCTTCACTGAGGGCCACCACCTTTTCACAAGCTG cTTGCAGCCCCTCCAGTAGCAGTGGTCTTCCAGTTATTTCTAATGTATGCTCACTGTCAACAACCCCCCTGAG GGGAAAAAGAGCACAGCCTGTTACTCCACAAAGACTGTCCAAAAGATCTAGAGTTAATCGCTTTAATCTAGGCACCTCCGATACATCCACATCTGTGGATGTGAGCCCACTGATCTCCCCATCAGTGCCtgaagatggtgatgatgatgatgatgatgatgatgatgatgatgatgatgatactgaTGATGACATTTTCATCTTGGAGACTGCCAGTACCCCCAGGCCAAAAATGCCACGATTTGATTTGACTAAAGTGAAGACGGAGCAAGAGCAAAGTGATGCTAACGTCGGCATGCTGTTGGAGTGCAGCAATGATGCTGCTATGGATGTCGCCTCAGAGACTAATGTTGCAGGAATGGGCTCTACATGTCCGGCAGCTGTGGGAACTAGTCCCTCCCCAGCACCCCCTCCAGAGATGGCCAGCATCACCACCCAGACAGAAGTACCCAAAGTGAAGAAGGAAGAGGGGGACCAAAATCATActgaaggggaggagagagcagggcAGAGTGGTGAAGAACAGAGTCCAGATATGGACCTCAATATCTGTGTTGAGCAAAGAGCATTTAACCAAGAGAGCAATGGAGACGCTCACAGTGAGAATCAAGGAAAGCAGACCTTGCATAATGGAGTGACGCATCATCTGGAAAGTGAAGAAGATGCTGGACCTTCCTGTGCAGATGCATGTGATAAGAAATCCTCTCCACTTCCCCAACCCAGTATGATTGAGATACAGGAACAGCAAGACCAGCTCCTCGAGCTCATGCAGGCTACCGCTCAGGAGAGAGACTCCTTTAAAGAGCAGGTCCATAAACTTACCTGCGAACTGCAATACATGCAGAGCAGACTGCAGGAGCTGCCTCAGATCAATGTAAAGGAGGAGTGTTCTCACCAGGCCAGCCAGACGGCGGAAACGGAGGGGTGGAAAGACTACAGAAGTCTATTTGAAAAGGCCAAACAGAGAGTCGATGAACTGATTAAGGACAAAGAGGCTTTACTGGCAGCTACTGAGACCAAGCCCAGTACTGCCCAAAGTGAGGAAAATTACCTTGACTGCCTGCTCCGGGAACTGGATcaaagaaacaaggagagggATGAACTCCGCTCACAG GTGGACAGTCTGGAGGAGGAAAGAGCAAACCTGGCATCCCAGTGTGAAGAGCTCAGATTgagcctgcagcagcagagggaaaaCACAACTCCACACAGAACCACTGATTCTTCTGTACAAACAGATCCCGACAAGGCAGGAAGGACAGCAGACTCTTGCACAGATTCATCCAAAAG TTTGATTGAGCTTCGGCACCACGTCGGGCGTCTTCTCGTCTCCTTCGTGCCTGCTCTGGACCTGGGCCAAGTGAATTATGAGTGTAATGTAATTGATGAGATCCTAGAACAGGTTCTCTCCGATGTGGAGTCCATTGCACCAGTGGGGCTGAGGGATggagcaataaataaatga
- the morc3a gene encoding MORC family CW-type zinc finger protein 3a isoform X3: MVQEQECLSFMDNGNGLDYEGMHKMLSFGYSDKVAVKGLKPIGMYGNGFKSGAMRLGKDAIVFSKSKSTSCVGMLSQTYLNKINAEQIIVPIVCFEQRETNTFSVREEHKASLQDILRYSPFKTKEDLLHEVDAINSPWSTGKTGTRIIIWNLRRTSTGTTEFDFEKDRYDIRIPSDVYEEMNDTSSYIPDSVYSLRAYCSILYLKPRMQIIIRGQKVKSQLIAKSLAYIRKDHYKPTFLNKRIPITFGYNTKSKDQYGIMMYHKNRLIKAYERVGCQLKANNKGVGVIGVIECYFLEPTHNKQSFNETDKYRKTMNNLGIKLEEYWQEIRYRRKTEDPNNSIPVEDTTKRPDQNWVQCDDCSQWRKLPDGIDNNKLPDKWYCRMNPDPQFRSCKVLEEPEDSNDEEPSYCKTYKQQEREDKKNEEKKRQKDEEDRKRQEEQRLANLAKQNQALKQQLHQITVPSPSTPTTPRSRFNTESPRGGAARAKSSSLRATTFSQAACSPSSSSGLPVISNVCSLSTTPLRGKRAQPVTPQRLSKRSRVNRFNLGTSDTSTSVDVSPLISPSVPEDGDDDDDDDDDDDDDDTDDDIFILETASTPRPKMPRFDLTKVKTEQEQSDANVGMLLECSNDAAMDVASETNVAGMGSTCPAAVGTSPSPAPPPEMASITTQTEVPKVKKEEGDQNHTEGEERAGQSGEEQSPDMDLNICVEQRAFNQESNGDAHSENQGKQTLHNGVTHHLESEEDAGPSCADACDKKSSPLPQPSMIEIQEQQDQLLELMQATAQERDSFKEQVHKLTCELQYMQSRLQELPQINVKEECSHQASQTAETEGWKDYRSLFEKAKQRVDELIKDKEALLAATETKPSTAQSEENYLDCLLRELDQRNKERDELRSQVDSLEEERANLASQCEELRLSLQQQRENTTPHRTTDSSVQTDPDKAGRTADSCTDSSKSLIELRHHVGRLLVSFVPALDLGQVNYECNVIDEILEQVLSDVESIAPVGLRDGAINK, encoded by the exons ATGGTCCAAGAACAAGAATGCCTCAGCTTTATGGATAATGGAAATGGACTAGACTATGAAGGAATGCATAAGATGCTCAG CTTTGGGTACAGTGACAAGGTTGCTGTAAAGGGTCTAAAGCCAATTGGTATGTATGGCAACGGTTTCAAGTCTGGAGCCATGCGTCTTGGCAAAGATGCCATCGTCTTTTCCAAGTCAAAGAGTACCTCATGCGTTGGGATGCTCTCTCAGACCTACCTGAACAAGATTAATGCTGAGCAGATAATTGTACCTATTGTCTGCTttgaacagagagaaacaaatacGT TCAGTGTAAGAGAGGAGCACAAAGCCAGTCTGCAGGACATCCTGCGCTATTCCCCTTTCAAGACAAAGGAAGACCTGCTCCATGAGGTTGATGCCATCAATTCCCCCTGGTCCACAGGGAAAACTGGCACACGGATCATCATCTGGAATCTCCGCAG GACATCTACTGGAACAACAGAGTTTGATTTTGAGAAGGACCGTTACGATATCCGAATTCCATCTGATGTCTACGAGGAAATGAATGACACTTCATCATACATCCCTGACAGTGTTTACTCACTGCGG GCGTATTGCAGCATTCTGTACCTGAAGCCTCGGATGCAGATCATCATACGTGGTCAAAAGGTGAAATCTCAGCTCATTGCTAAGAGTCTGGCCTACATCAGAAAGGACCACTACAAGCCCACTTTCCTG AACAAACGCATTCCTATCACTTTTGGTTATAACACCAAAAGTAAAGACCAGTATGGCATTATGATGTATCACAAGAATCGGCTCATCAAAGCCTACGAGCGTGTTGGCTGCCAGCTTAAG GCCAACAACAAAGGTGTTGGGGTCATTGGGGTCATAGAGTGTTACTTTCTTGAACCTACCCACAACAAACAGAGCTTTAATGAGACCGATAAGTACAG GAAAACTATGAACAATTTGGGGATCAAACTGGAGGAGTACTGGCAGGAAATCCGCTACAGGAGAAAAACAGAGGATCCAAACAACAGCATACCAGTAGAAGATACCAC GAAGCGACCAGATCAAAACTGGGTGCAGTGCGATGACTGTTCCCAATGGCGCAAACTCCCTGATGGGATCGACAACAACAAACTGCCAGATAAATGGTATTGCCGTATGAACCCTGATCCTCAGTTCAG GAGCTGCAAGGTACTGGAGGAGCCTGAGGACTCCAATGATGAAGAACCTTCATACTGCAAGACCTATAAACAACA ggAGAGGGAAGACAAAAAgaatgaagagaagaaaagacaaaag GATGAGGAGGATCGAAAGCGTCAGGAAGAGCAGCGTTTGGCTAATCTCGCCAAGCAAAACCAGGCCCTTAAACAGCAGCTGCATCAAATA ACTGTCCCttccccctccacccccactaCCCCAAGGAGTAGGTTTAACACCGAGTCACCACGAGGGGGTGCTGCGAGGGCTAAATCCTCTTCACTGAGGGCCACCACCTTTTCACAAGCTG cTTGCAGCCCCTCCAGTAGCAGTGGTCTTCCAGTTATTTCTAATGTATGCTCACTGTCAACAACCCCCCTGAG GGGAAAAAGAGCACAGCCTGTTACTCCACAAAGACTGTCCAAAAGATCTAGAGTTAATCGCTTTAATCTAGGCACCTCCGATACATCCACATCTGTGGATGTGAGCCCACTGATCTCCCCATCAGTGCCtgaagatggtgatgatgatgatgatgatgatgatgatgatgatgatgatgatactgaTGATGACATTTTCATCTTGGAGACTGCCAGTACCCCCAGGCCAAAAATGCCACGATTTGATTTGACTAAAGTGAAGACGGAGCAAGAGCAAAGTGATGCTAACGTCGGCATGCTGTTGGAGTGCAGCAATGATGCTGCTATGGATGTCGCCTCAGAGACTAATGTTGCAGGAATGGGCTCTACATGTCCGGCAGCTGTGGGAACTAGTCCCTCCCCAGCACCCCCTCCAGAGATGGCCAGCATCACCACCCAGACAGAAGTACCCAAAGTGAAGAAGGAAGAGGGGGACCAAAATCATActgaaggggaggagagagcagggcAGAGTGGTGAAGAACAGAGTCCAGATATGGACCTCAATATCTGTGTTGAGCAAAGAGCATTTAACCAAGAGAGCAATGGAGACGCTCACAGTGAGAATCAAGGAAAGCAGACCTTGCATAATGGAGTGACGCATCATCTGGAAAGTGAAGAAGATGCTGGACCTTCCTGTGCAGATGCATGTGATAAGAAATCCTCTCCACTTCCCCAACCCAGTATGATTGAGATACAGGAACAGCAAGACCAGCTCCTCGAGCTCATGCAGGCTACCGCTCAGGAGAGAGACTCCTTTAAAGAGCAGGTCCATAAACTTACCTGCGAACTGCAATACATGCAGAGCAGACTGCAGGAGCTGCCTCAGATCAATGTAAAGGAGGAGTGTTCTCACCAGGCCAGCCAGACGGCGGAAACGGAGGGGTGGAAAGACTACAGAAGTCTATTTGAAAAGGCCAAACAGAGAGTCGATGAACTGATTAAGGACAAAGAGGCTTTACTGGCAGCTACTGAGACCAAGCCCAGTACTGCCCAAAGTGAGGAAAATTACCTTGACTGCCTGCTCCGGGAACTGGATcaaagaaacaaggagagggATGAACTCCGCTCACAG GTGGACAGTCTGGAGGAGGAAAGAGCAAACCTGGCATCCCAGTGTGAAGAGCTCAGATTgagcctgcagcagcagagggaaaaCACAACTCCACACAGAACCACTGATTCTTCTGTACAAACAGATCCCGACAAGGCAGGAAGGACAGCAGACTCTTGCACAGATTCATCCAAAAG TTTGATTGAGCTTCGGCACCACGTCGGGCGTCTTCTCGTCTCCTTCGTGCCTGCTCTGGACCTGGGCCAAGTGAATTATGAGTGTAATGTAATTGATGAGATCCTAGAACAGGTTCTCTCCGATGTGGAGTCCATTGCACCAGTGGGGCTGAGGGATggagcaataaataaatga
- the morc3a gene encoding MORC family CW-type zinc finger protein 3a isoform X1, protein MAAQTDRGVPLSTLCPKYLHTNSTSHTWPFGAIAELIDNAYDPDVSAKQFWIDKTMVQEQECLSFMDNGNGLDYEGMHKMLSFGYSDKVAVKGLKPIGMYGNGFKSGAMRLGKDAIVFSKSKSTSCVGMLSQTYLNKINAEQIIVPIVCFEQRETNTFSVREEHKASLQDILRYSPFKTKEDLLHEVDAINSPWSTGKTGTRIIIWNLRRTSTGTTEFDFEKDRYDIRIPSDVYEEMNDTSSYIPDSVYSLRAYCSILYLKPRMQIIIRGQKVKSQLIAKSLAYIRKDHYKPTFLNKRIPITFGYNTKSKDQYGIMMYHKNRLIKAYERVGCQLKANNKGVGVIGVIECYFLEPTHNKQSFNETDKYRKTMNNLGIKLEEYWQEIRYRRKTEDPNNSIPVEDTTKRPDQNWVQCDDCSQWRKLPDGIDNNKLPDKWYCRMNPDPQFRSCKVLEEPEDSNDEEPSYCKTYKQQEREDKKNEEKKRQKDEEDRKRQEEQRLANLAKQNQALKQQLHQITVPSPSTPTTPRSRFNTESPRGGAARAKSSSLRATTFSQAACSPSSSSGLPVISNVCSLSTTPLRGKRAQPVTPQRLSKRSRVNRFNLGTSDTSTSVDVSPLISPSVPEDGDDDDDDDDDDDDDDTDDDIFILETASTPRPKMPRFDLTKVKTEQEQSDANVGMLLECSNDAAMDVASETNVAGMGSTCPAAVGTSPSPAPPPEMASITTQTEVPKVKKEEGDQNHTEGEERAGQSGEEQSPDMDLNICVEQRAFNQESNGDAHSENQGKQTLHNGVTHHLESEEDAGPSCADACDKKSSPLPQPSMIEIQEQQDQLLELMQATAQERDSFKEQVHKLTCELQYMQSRLQELPQINVKEECSHQASQTAETEGWKDYRSLFEKAKQRVDELIKDKEALLAATETKPSTAQSEENYLDCLLRELDQRNKERDELRSQVDSLEEERANLASQCEELRLSLQQQRENTTPHRTTDSSVQTDPDKAGRTADSCTDSSKSLIELRHHVGRLLVSFVPALDLGQVNYECNVIDEILEQVLSDVESIAPVGLRDGAINK, encoded by the exons ATGGCGGCGCAGACGGACCGTGGTGTCCCGCTAAGTACG CTTTGTCCCAAGTATCTTCATACAAATTCCACCAGCCACACCTGGCCCTTTGGCGCCATTGCTGAGCTCATAG ACAATGCCTATGATCCAGATGTCAGTGCCAAACAGTTCTGGATTGATAAGACTATGGTCCAAGAACAAGAATGCCTCAGCTTTATGGATAATGGAAATGGACTAGACTATGAAGGAATGCATAAGATGCTCAG CTTTGGGTACAGTGACAAGGTTGCTGTAAAGGGTCTAAAGCCAATTGGTATGTATGGCAACGGTTTCAAGTCTGGAGCCATGCGTCTTGGCAAAGATGCCATCGTCTTTTCCAAGTCAAAGAGTACCTCATGCGTTGGGATGCTCTCTCAGACCTACCTGAACAAGATTAATGCTGAGCAGATAATTGTACCTATTGTCTGCTttgaacagagagaaacaaatacGT TCAGTGTAAGAGAGGAGCACAAAGCCAGTCTGCAGGACATCCTGCGCTATTCCCCTTTCAAGACAAAGGAAGACCTGCTCCATGAGGTTGATGCCATCAATTCCCCCTGGTCCACAGGGAAAACTGGCACACGGATCATCATCTGGAATCTCCGCAG GACATCTACTGGAACAACAGAGTTTGATTTTGAGAAGGACCGTTACGATATCCGAATTCCATCTGATGTCTACGAGGAAATGAATGACACTTCATCATACATCCCTGACAGTGTTTACTCACTGCGG GCGTATTGCAGCATTCTGTACCTGAAGCCTCGGATGCAGATCATCATACGTGGTCAAAAGGTGAAATCTCAGCTCATTGCTAAGAGTCTGGCCTACATCAGAAAGGACCACTACAAGCCCACTTTCCTG AACAAACGCATTCCTATCACTTTTGGTTATAACACCAAAAGTAAAGACCAGTATGGCATTATGATGTATCACAAGAATCGGCTCATCAAAGCCTACGAGCGTGTTGGCTGCCAGCTTAAG GCCAACAACAAAGGTGTTGGGGTCATTGGGGTCATAGAGTGTTACTTTCTTGAACCTACCCACAACAAACAGAGCTTTAATGAGACCGATAAGTACAG GAAAACTATGAACAATTTGGGGATCAAACTGGAGGAGTACTGGCAGGAAATCCGCTACAGGAGAAAAACAGAGGATCCAAACAACAGCATACCAGTAGAAGATACCAC GAAGCGACCAGATCAAAACTGGGTGCAGTGCGATGACTGTTCCCAATGGCGCAAACTCCCTGATGGGATCGACAACAACAAACTGCCAGATAAATGGTATTGCCGTATGAACCCTGATCCTCAGTTCAG GAGCTGCAAGGTACTGGAGGAGCCTGAGGACTCCAATGATGAAGAACCTTCATACTGCAAGACCTATAAACAACA ggAGAGGGAAGACAAAAAgaatgaagagaagaaaagacaaaag GATGAGGAGGATCGAAAGCGTCAGGAAGAGCAGCGTTTGGCTAATCTCGCCAAGCAAAACCAGGCCCTTAAACAGCAGCTGCATCAAATA ACTGTCCCttccccctccacccccactaCCCCAAGGAGTAGGTTTAACACCGAGTCACCACGAGGGGGTGCTGCGAGGGCTAAATCCTCTTCACTGAGGGCCACCACCTTTTCACAAGCTG cTTGCAGCCCCTCCAGTAGCAGTGGTCTTCCAGTTATTTCTAATGTATGCTCACTGTCAACAACCCCCCTGAG GGGAAAAAGAGCACAGCCTGTTACTCCACAAAGACTGTCCAAAAGATCTAGAGTTAATCGCTTTAATCTAGGCACCTCCGATACATCCACATCTGTGGATGTGAGCCCACTGATCTCCCCATCAGTGCCtgaagatggtgatgatgatgatgatgatgatgatgatgatgatgatgatgatactgaTGATGACATTTTCATCTTGGAGACTGCCAGTACCCCCAGGCCAAAAATGCCACGATTTGATTTGACTAAAGTGAAGACGGAGCAAGAGCAAAGTGATGCTAACGTCGGCATGCTGTTGGAGTGCAGCAATGATGCTGCTATGGATGTCGCCTCAGAGACTAATGTTGCAGGAATGGGCTCTACATGTCCGGCAGCTGTGGGAACTAGTCCCTCCCCAGCACCCCCTCCAGAGATGGCCAGCATCACCACCCAGACAGAAGTACCCAAAGTGAAGAAGGAAGAGGGGGACCAAAATCATActgaaggggaggagagagcagggcAGAGTGGTGAAGAACAGAGTCCAGATATGGACCTCAATATCTGTGTTGAGCAAAGAGCATTTAACCAAGAGAGCAATGGAGACGCTCACAGTGAGAATCAAGGAAAGCAGACCTTGCATAATGGAGTGACGCATCATCTGGAAAGTGAAGAAGATGCTGGACCTTCCTGTGCAGATGCATGTGATAAGAAATCCTCTCCACTTCCCCAACCCAGTATGATTGAGATACAGGAACAGCAAGACCAGCTCCTCGAGCTCATGCAGGCTACCGCTCAGGAGAGAGACTCCTTTAAAGAGCAGGTCCATAAACTTACCTGCGAACTGCAATACATGCAGAGCAGACTGCAGGAGCTGCCTCAGATCAATGTAAAGGAGGAGTGTTCTCACCAGGCCAGCCAGACGGCGGAAACGGAGGGGTGGAAAGACTACAGAAGTCTATTTGAAAAGGCCAAACAGAGAGTCGATGAACTGATTAAGGACAAAGAGGCTTTACTGGCAGCTACTGAGACCAAGCCCAGTACTGCCCAAAGTGAGGAAAATTACCTTGACTGCCTGCTCCGGGAACTGGATcaaagaaacaaggagagggATGAACTCCGCTCACAG GTGGACAGTCTGGAGGAGGAAAGAGCAAACCTGGCATCCCAGTGTGAAGAGCTCAGATTgagcctgcagcagcagagggaaaaCACAACTCCACACAGAACCACTGATTCTTCTGTACAAACAGATCCCGACAAGGCAGGAAGGACAGCAGACTCTTGCACAGATTCATCCAAAAG TTTGATTGAGCTTCGGCACCACGTCGGGCGTCTTCTCGTCTCCTTCGTGCCTGCTCTGGACCTGGGCCAAGTGAATTATGAGTGTAATGTAATTGATGAGATCCTAGAACAGGTTCTCTCCGATGTGGAGTCCATTGCACCAGTGGGGCTGAGGGATggagcaataaataaatga